From the Deltaproteobacteria bacterium genome, one window contains:
- a CDS encoding site-2 protease family protein, producing the protein MFGKQLNLFKLFGFQVKIDFSWVFIAVLIAWSLSTGLFPFQYQGLSTRTYWIMGIIGSLGLFLSIIIHEFSHSLVARRYGMQMKGITLFIFGGMAEMSDEPPSPKAEFMMAVVGPVTSILLAGVFYVIYIAGATEGQPNPVNGVVQYLAFINALLAAFNVVPAFPLDGGRMLRSVLWGVKGDLRWATRVSARIGSGFGILLIGLGIFNVFAGNFIGGMWWFLIGMFLYSAAKMSYQQLLTRRALEGESVRRFMKSDPITVSPGMTIKQLVEDYVYAFHHKLYPVVDGSGRLDGCITTQQIKEVPREEWDQKRIGDLKNPCSRENTISPDMDAVEALSLMNRTGASRLMVTENGRLVGVVTLKDMLKFLSLRIELDI; encoded by the coding sequence ATGTTTGGAAAACAGCTCAATCTATTTAAGTTATTTGGTTTCCAGGTAAAAATCGACTTCAGTTGGGTCTTCATCGCCGTTCTTATCGCCTGGTCTCTGTCAACCGGGCTGTTTCCGTTCCAATACCAAGGGCTGTCAACCCGAACCTATTGGATCATGGGAATCATCGGTTCGCTGGGATTGTTTCTCTCTATTATCATCCATGAGTTTTCCCATTCTCTGGTGGCGAGAAGATATGGCATGCAAATGAAAGGGATCACCCTCTTTATCTTCGGTGGAATGGCCGAGATGTCGGACGAGCCCCCGAGCCCCAAGGCCGAGTTTATGATGGCCGTTGTGGGTCCCGTCACCAGCATCCTCCTTGCCGGCGTTTTCTATGTCATCTATATCGCCGGCGCCACTGAAGGCCAGCCCAATCCCGTGAACGGTGTGGTCCAGTATCTTGCTTTTATAAATGCGCTCCTGGCCGCCTTTAATGTCGTCCCCGCATTTCCGCTGGATGGGGGAAGGATGCTCCGATCCGTTCTCTGGGGAGTCAAGGGGGATCTTCGCTGGGCAACCCGCGTCTCCGCCCGGATCGGTTCCGGTTTCGGCATTCTTTTGATTGGCCTCGGTATTTTCAACGTCTTTGCCGGGAATTTCATCGGAGGGATGTGGTGGTTTCTTATCGGCATGTTCCTCTACAGCGCAGCCAAAATGTCCTACCAGCAGTTGCTCACTCGAAGGGCCCTGGAGGGCGAGTCCGTGCGCCGTTTCATGAAGAGCGATCCCATCACCGTATCCCCCGGCATGACCATAAAACAGCTCGTGGAAGACTATGTGTATGCTTTCCATCACAAGTTGTATCCGGTTGTGGATGGCTCCGGCAGGCTTGACGGGTGTATCACCACCCAACAGATCAAGGAGGTGCCCCGGGAGGAATGGGATCAAAAGCGGATAGGGGACCTGAAAAATCCCTGCTCCAGGGAAAACACCATCTCGCCGGATATGGATGCGGTCGAGGCCCTTTCATTAATGAACCGGACCGGTGCAAGCCGTCTCATGGTCACGGAGAACGGTCGGCTCGTCGGTGTTGTGACGCTCAAAGACATGCTGAAATTCCTGTCTCTGCGAATCGAACTGGATATATGA
- a CDS encoding HAMP domain-containing histidine kinase: MGSNEKETCVPEDFLAHLIHDLKAPVVAMGGFARRLLEGKMGAVTPEQKEGLNIILKNCERLEHDLKMVLQHMKADLVEELSPQVFDVVKIVERVCETLKPEAEEKDVSLNLQAPGQAISVEADPFIINKAIFNLVDNAIRYTEEAGRVQVAISMQNDFVDIKVADNGKGMEKEKLDLVLKPFEEVMEVRDRKLRGFGLGLSNVKRYAELNGGMLQADSTPGKGSEFILRIPKYDEQDADE, translated from the coding sequence ATGGGTTCCAATGAAAAAGAGACTTGTGTGCCTGAAGATTTTCTGGCCCATCTCATCCACGACCTGAAGGCGCCGGTGGTTGCCATGGGCGGTTTCGCCAGGCGCCTCCTTGAGGGAAAGATGGGAGCGGTAACTCCCGAACAAAAAGAGGGTCTCAATATCATATTAAAAAATTGCGAGAGGCTCGAACATGACTTGAAAATGGTGCTCCAGCACATGAAGGCGGATCTTGTCGAGGAATTGTCGCCGCAGGTTTTCGACGTCGTAAAGATTGTCGAAAGGGTTTGTGAAACCCTCAAACCTGAGGCAGAGGAAAAAGATGTCTCTCTGAACCTTCAGGCGCCCGGCCAGGCAATATCGGTTGAAGCCGACCCGTTCATCATAAACAAGGCCATTTTTAATCTGGTAGATAACGCCATCCGGTATACCGAGGAGGCAGGCCGGGTTCAGGTGGCCATATCAATGCAGAATGATTTTGTGGATATCAAGGTCGCGGACAACGGTAAAGGCATGGAAAAAGAAAAACTTGACCTGGTCCTTAAGCCTTTTGAAGAGGTGATGGAGGTTCGGGACAGGAAGCTTCGCGGTTTCGGCCTGGGGCTCTCAAATGTGAAGCGGTACGCGGAATTAAACGGGGGAATGCTCCAAGCAGACAGTACCCCGGGTAAAGGGAGTGAATTCATCCTTCGAATTCCCAAATATGATGAGCAAGACGCGGATGAATAG
- a CDS encoding universal stress protein: MTEATRVLFGVDDSDFSRTSLIAVGKLIAGNRGGRIGIFHGAPDPRVIFSKFAHLDREDVEGHVRRLNLESKHCLDRAKSTLIEAGIEGERISTVLEENCSDPAGSMIDFAASEGFDAVGLGRFGASTAGRHVMGSISYRVACSSEKVPVWIVDHRVHSRNLLICMVGVPVGQRIIDHVVNHFTHLNESRFTLFHVIPPFSIQADDITKFLSHSSSEVERDRLMEDINVPLKRTEKAMEEGKSKLIAAGIPERNIDLKIKAQDQGIARDILAELESGNNGILVTGRKGSKEIKEFGLGSKAYKLLCAAGAFMTCLVN, translated from the coding sequence ATGACCGAAGCCACCAGAGTGCTTTTTGGAGTCGATGACTCCGACTTTTCAAGAACTTCTCTCATCGCCGTGGGCAAGTTGATCGCCGGGAACCGGGGGGGCCGCATCGGGATCTTTCATGGCGCACCCGATCCGCGCGTCATTTTCTCTAAATTCGCCCACCTCGATCGCGAGGATGTGGAAGGACATGTCAGACGGCTGAATTTAGAATCGAAACACTGCCTGGATAGGGCCAAATCCACATTAATCGAGGCAGGGATCGAAGGGGAACGGATTTCCACTGTTCTTGAAGAGAATTGCAGCGATCCGGCAGGATCGATGATCGATTTTGCAGCATCGGAAGGGTTCGACGCTGTCGGCCTGGGGCGTTTTGGTGCAAGCACCGCCGGTCGTCATGTAATGGGATCCATTTCTTATCGGGTGGCCTGTTCCTCAGAGAAAGTTCCGGTCTGGATTGTGGACCATCGCGTTCATTCCCGAAATCTTCTGATATGCATGGTGGGAGTACCGGTCGGACAGCGGATAATCGATCATGTTGTAAACCACTTTACCCATTTAAATGAAAGCCGATTCACCCTGTTTCACGTAATTCCTCCGTTCAGCATACAGGCGGATGATATCACAAAGTTTCTGTCTCACTCTTCTTCTGAAGTGGAAAGGGATCGGCTTATGGAGGATATCAACGTACCCCTGAAACGCACCGAAAAGGCTATGGAAGAAGGCAAAAGCAAGCTCATAGCAGCCGGTATCCCTGAGCGGAATATCGATTTGAAAATAAAAGCGCAGGATCAGGGAATTGCCAGAGATATTCTGGCCGAACTGGAAAGCGGCAATAACGGGATACTGGTGACGGGTCGAAAGGGATCCAAGGAGATCAAAGAATTCGGCCTCGGCAGCAAGGCCTATAAGCTCCTCTGTGCCGCCGGGGCATTCATGACCTGCCTGGTGAATTGA
- a CDS encoding coiled coil domain-containing protein — MGMKEAYQQKLEAQLDEWKADIDKMKAKADKADADAQLEYYKRIEELRSKQESAQEKLEELKEAGEDAWEDLKAGVELAWGSLGEAVKSASSRFK; from the coding sequence ATGGGTATGAAAGAAGCGTATCAACAAAAATTAGAGGCACAGCTGGACGAATGGAAAGCCGACATCGATAAGATGAAGGCAAAAGCCGACAAGGCAGATGCCGATGCACAGCTTGAGTATTACAAGCGAATCGAGGAGTTGCGGTCAAAACAGGAATCAGCCCAGGAAAAGCTTGAAGAACTCAAGGAAGCTGGTGAAGACGCATGGGAAGATCTTAAAGCGGGCGTTGAGCTTGCGTGGGGGTCGCTTGGGGAGGCTGTAAAATCAGCCAGTTCAAGATTCAAGTAA
- a CDS encoding cation diffusion facilitator family transporter codes for MMDTNGAHTRETAGEETRQIQRIASYGFLLNLGLTAMKATLAIFSGSLAITASAIDSATDSVASLVLYIGLKLSNQKTATFPFGLYKIENLLSVVMAFFIFFAGYEIARHAFSPARMPPEISLATILLVSAGTIATFIFGQYAIAAGRRTGSPTLIAEGRHRQADVLASLVVVVSISLNYFSLEFNLYGITVDQITAILVLLFIARTGWELLSDGMRVLLDASIDHETLAEIQKIIESEPMVAEVRSLVGRNAGRFRFIQAAVSMRTDDLQKAHGISEKITSKIRNRVPHVERVFIHYAPQAREYVRIAVPLSNPDGKMSRHLGESPYFAIARLRLNDHQIEEQDIVENPYIDLIKGKGIRVAEWLVAKNVDWIVLAEEMKNKGPAYVFSDAGVNILVVPATDLKKAITSVFEQDHLTTASQAPPQTLDDE; via the coding sequence ATGATGGACACAAATGGCGCCCATACCAGGGAGACAGCGGGTGAAGAAACCAGGCAGATACAACGGATTGCCTCTTACGGATTTCTGCTGAACCTCGGCCTGACAGCCATGAAGGCCACGCTGGCTATTTTTTCCGGCAGTCTCGCCATCACTGCAAGCGCCATCGATTCCGCAACAGATTCTGTTGCTTCGCTGGTGCTTTATATCGGACTGAAGCTGTCCAATCAAAAAACCGCTACATTTCCCTTCGGCCTTTATAAAATTGAGAATCTTCTCTCAGTGGTTATGGCATTCTTCATATTTTTTGCCGGATATGAAATTGCGCGGCATGCATTCTCACCCGCAAGAATGCCTCCTGAAATATCCCTGGCGACGATCCTCCTTGTTTCAGCAGGAACGATTGCAACGTTTATCTTCGGTCAATATGCCATTGCCGCAGGCCGGCGAACCGGGTCGCCGACCCTCATTGCCGAGGGCCGGCACCGCCAGGCGGATGTCCTGGCTTCTTTGGTCGTAGTGGTCTCCATTTCGTTAAACTACTTCAGTCTGGAATTCAATCTATACGGCATCACTGTGGACCAGATCACGGCAATCCTGGTGCTGCTGTTTATTGCCCGCACCGGATGGGAGCTTCTTTCCGATGGGATGCGTGTCTTGCTGGATGCCTCGATTGATCACGAAACATTGGCCGAGATTCAAAAAATTATCGAATCGGAACCCATGGTTGCGGAAGTACGGTCTCTTGTCGGTCGTAACGCCGGCAGATTTCGCTTTATCCAGGCCGCCGTAAGTATGAGGACGGACGACCTTCAAAAAGCCCACGGAATCAGCGAAAAGATCACATCAAAAATTCGAAATCGTGTTCCCCATGTGGAACGCGTCTTTATTCATTATGCGCCCCAAGCTCGTGAATACGTGCGAATTGCAGTCCCCCTGTCGAATCCAGACGGAAAAATGAGCCGGCATCTCGGCGAATCCCCCTACTTTGCCATTGCACGGCTGCGCCTGAACGACCATCAAATTGAGGAACAGGACATCGTCGAAAATCCTTACATTGACTTGATAAAGGGGAAGGGGATCCGGGTGGCCGAGTGGCTGGTCGCAAAGAACGTGGACTGGATAGTTCTTGCAGAAGAAATGAAGAACAAGGGTCCTGCCTATGTTTTTTCGGATGCCGGGGTGAACATTCTTGTGGTCCCAGCAACAGACCTGAAAAAAGCGATCACTTCTGTTTTCGAACAAGACCATCTCACAACAGCGTCGCAAGCGCCGCCTCAGACGTTGGATGACGAATAG
- a CDS encoding ZIP family metal transporter has protein sequence MDPIVWIVLIMVMGPVIGSLIGVLKKPSFGYICNMLCFAAGVMLAISFLELIPSSIEISSILICVSGLAFGSLVMYGLDRLIPHIHPQLCSQEQGCNLERTSVYLILGIFLHNFPEGMAVAIGAVTEVNVSFAIALAIAIHNIPEGICTSAPYFHTTGARLKSFLLSSSTAIPILAGYVLARYVFQTISPQIIGFIIGATAGLMIYITADELIPNGCAGSNHQTIFSLILGILFVIFLGSI, from the coding sequence ATGGATCCCATTGTGTGGATAGTCCTGATTATGGTGATGGGACCCGTCATCGGATCCCTTATCGGCGTACTCAAAAAACCTTCTTTCGGCTACATCTGCAATATGCTCTGTTTTGCCGCCGGCGTGATGCTGGCGATTTCCTTTCTGGAGCTTATCCCCAGCAGCATTGAAATCTCGTCCATCCTCATCTGCGTCAGCGGGCTGGCCTTCGGTTCCCTGGTGATGTACGGTCTGGACCGGCTGATCCCCCATATACACCCCCAGCTCTGTTCCCAGGAGCAGGGCTGCAATCTGGAGCGTACGTCCGTTTATCTTATTCTGGGGATATTTCTTCATAACTTTCCCGAAGGCATGGCCGTGGCCATAGGCGCCGTCACCGAAGTGAACGTTTCTTTCGCCATTGCCCTGGCCATCGCCATCCATAACATTCCTGAGGGGATCTGCACCTCAGCCCCTTATTTTCATACCACCGGGGCCAGATTAAAGTCCTTTCTCCTCTCTTCGTCGACGGCCATTCCGATTCTGGCCGGCTATGTCCTGGCACGATACGTATTTCAAACGATCTCCCCCCAAATCATCGGATTTATCATTGGTGCGACAGCCGGTCTGATGATCTATATTACAGCGGATGAGCTTATCCCCAATGGGTGTGCAGGGTCCAATCATCAGACCATCTTCTCTCTGATATTGGGCATTTTATTTGTCATATTCCTGGGTTCGATATGA
- a CDS encoding amino acid permease, with product MSKDAELERPASADRAVQKEVEEKITGKPSRKLFGTFSGVFTPTLLTILGVIMYLRVGWVVGNAGLLGALLIISLAFAITFCTGLSLSSITTNIRIGAGGAFSVISQSLGLEVGGSVGIPLYLAQALAVSMYIFGFRAGWLWIFPDHSPVLVDLGTFVVLFTIAFISTSLAFKIQYVILVTIIVSLISVGASVFTTSWGQNVQWWGTFPGSPETAFQGVDFWVVFAVFFPAATGIMAGANMSGDLKNPRKSIPVGTLAAIGICFVVYILLAVWLAAAVPTKELLNNYNVMIDRAVWGPAVLAGLLGATFSSALSSLVGSPRILQALGEHKILPASDWFTVRTSKGEPRNALLLTGAIVLLALMLRNLNAIAPLITMFFLTTYATINVVVLIEQSLKLVSFRPLLRIPRLVPMIGTAGCLFAMFIVNAAFGGIAIAVVIALHTYLVHKRIKAPFGDVRSGLFTALAEWAAGKVASLAGPREKTWKANLLVPVEDSQEITNVIPLLRDIARPNGFVRLLGLTGDRNYHEMTKNLPALTQKFEENQIFSTWTVVDAATFSENLAAGLEALGGAFFRSSMIFLPFPENGEREEKIHRIIQDARKNKLGALLVSGEEFGRSAGGGVHLIMDRPDNGWRIGVDLGKTDLAFLLAYKLKRNWKTGMVLTAFLSKAGEDQQASEFMEAVVELARVPNVKFRLANSEEELRIDSGDSAITIFSITDEVDFRELRKRIQLARSPCLFAMDSGWENALA from the coding sequence ATGTCTAAAGATGCCGAACTGGAAAGGCCTGCGAGCGCCGATCGGGCGGTGCAAAAGGAAGTCGAGGAAAAGATCACCGGCAAACCTTCCAGGAAGCTTTTTGGAACGTTCAGCGGGGTCTTCACACCGACGCTTTTGACCATTTTAGGCGTGATCATGTATCTGCGGGTGGGCTGGGTGGTCGGCAACGCCGGACTTCTGGGGGCATTGCTCATTATTTCTCTTGCATTTGCCATCACTTTCTGCACGGGCCTTTCCTTGTCCAGCATCACCACCAATATAAGAATAGGTGCAGGGGGCGCATTTTCCGTAATCTCACAATCGTTGGGCCTGGAAGTAGGCGGCAGTGTCGGCATCCCCCTCTACCTTGCGCAGGCTTTGGCCGTGTCCATGTATATATTCGGTTTTCGGGCAGGTTGGCTGTGGATTTTTCCTGATCATTCGCCCGTGCTGGTCGATCTTGGGACATTCGTTGTATTATTTACCATTGCCTTCATCAGCACCAGTTTGGCTTTTAAAATCCAGTATGTGATCCTGGTCACGATAATCGTTTCGTTGATTTCTGTTGGTGCCTCGGTTTTTACCACATCCTGGGGTCAGAATGTGCAATGGTGGGGTACTTTTCCCGGTTCTCCGGAAACAGCGTTCCAAGGCGTTGACTTTTGGGTGGTTTTTGCGGTCTTTTTCCCTGCCGCGACAGGTATCATGGCGGGAGCCAACATGTCCGGAGATTTGAAGAATCCGCGCAAAAGTATTCCCGTGGGAACACTTGCCGCCATTGGCATATGTTTCGTCGTTTATATCTTGCTGGCGGTATGGCTGGCAGCAGCCGTACCCACCAAAGAACTGCTCAACAACTACAATGTGATGATTGATCGTGCCGTTTGGGGGCCTGCTGTTTTAGCGGGTCTGCTGGGAGCGACTTTTTCTTCGGCCCTTTCCTCGCTGGTGGGCTCTCCGCGCATCCTGCAAGCCCTGGGCGAACACAAGATCCTTCCCGCCAGTGACTGGTTTACTGTTCGCACATCCAAGGGAGAGCCCCGAAACGCCTTGCTTCTGACCGGTGCAATCGTGCTGCTTGCCCTCATGTTGAGAAACCTCAATGCCATTGCGCCCCTTATCACCATGTTCTTTTTGACCACGTATGCCACGATCAACGTTGTGGTGCTCATCGAGCAAAGCCTCAAGCTGGTCAGCTTTCGGCCTCTTTTGCGTATTCCCCGATTGGTGCCAATGATAGGAACAGCGGGATGTCTTTTTGCCATGTTTATAGTCAATGCGGCCTTTGGGGGCATCGCCATTGCTGTGGTGATCGCTCTGCATACATATCTGGTTCATAAGCGTATCAAGGCGCCTTTTGGCGATGTACGCAGCGGCCTGTTCACCGCCTTGGCCGAATGGGCCGCCGGAAAAGTCGCAAGCCTGGCCGGTCCTCGCGAGAAGACGTGGAAGGCAAATCTCCTGGTTCCCGTTGAGGACTCGCAAGAAATTACAAACGTCATCCCTCTGCTGCGGGACATCGCTCGACCCAATGGCTTTGTTCGCTTGCTCGGCCTGACCGGGGATCGAAATTATCATGAAATGACGAAAAACCTTCCTGCCCTGACACAAAAATTTGAAGAAAATCAGATTTTTTCGACCTGGACGGTAGTCGACGCCGCAACATTCAGTGAAAACCTCGCGGCCGGACTTGAAGCCCTTGGCGGGGCTTTTTTCCGCTCAAGCATGATTTTCCTTCCTTTTCCCGAGAACGGCGAGCGAGAAGAAAAAATCCACCGAATCATTCAAGATGCCCGGAAAAACAAGCTGGGCGCCTTGCTTGTTTCCGGTGAAGAGTTTGGTCGATCAGCAGGTGGGGGTGTTCATTTAATCATGGACCGTCCGGATAACGGTTGGCGGATCGGTGTAGACTTGGGAAAAACGGATCTGGCCTTTCTTTTGGCTTACAAACTGAAACGAAACTGGAAGACAGGCATGGTTCTCACCGCCTTTCTGTCAAAAGCAGGGGAAGATCAACAAGCTTCGGAATTCATGGAGGCGGTAGTGGAGCTGGCAAGGGTCCCGAACGTCAAGTTCAGACTGGCGAATTCCGAAGAGGAACTGCGAATTGATTCGGGCGATTCCGCCATAACCATTTTCAGCATAACCGATGAGGTGGATTTCAGGGAATTACGCAAAAGAATTCAGCTGGCCCGAAGCCCTTGCCTTTTTGCTATGGATTCCGGCTGGGAGAATGCATTGGCATAG